The following coding sequences lie in one Notolabrus celidotus isolate fNotCel1 chromosome 6, fNotCel1.pri, whole genome shotgun sequence genomic window:
- the pla2g15 gene encoding phospholipase A2 group XV yields the protein MATRDRITTCSALLQICVLLLLSARSSESPLGGCNGKEACQPSRPPVVLIPGDLGNQLEAKLDKPSVVHYICYKKTDTFFTLWLNLELLVPVAIDCWIDNIRLIYNRTTHTSSSPPGVNISVPGFGKTFSLEYLDPSKRTVGMYFFSIVQALVEWGYTRDDDVRGAPYDWRRAPNENKEYFLELQQMIEEMAEKAGGPVVLIAHSMGNMYTLYFLNQQPQSWKDRYIKAFISLGPPWGGVAKTLRVLTSGDNNRIPVISPLKIRSQQRSAVSTSWLLPYAHSWPKDKVLVQTPTTNYTVLDYERLYTDIGFEDGWLMRQDTEPLVADLTPPGVVVHCLYGSGIPTSEAFQYSDKFPDVEPVVVFGDGDGTVNLLSAVQCKRWIGHQKQAVTLKELPGNEHVNMLLNVTTVAYIKSVLFPP from the exons ATGGCGACCCGGGACCGGATCACTACCTGCTCTGCGCTGCTCCAGATCtgtgtgttgttgctgctgtcggCTCGCAGCAGTGAGTCTCCTTTAGGAGGGTGTAATGGAAAGGAGGCATGCCAGCCCTCGAGACCTCCTGTGGTCCTCA TTCCAGGAGACCTGGGGAACCAGTTGGAGGCGAAGCTAGATAAACCGAGTGTGGTCCATTATATCTGCTACAAGAAGACCGACACCTTCTTCACCCTGTGGCTCAACCTGGAGCTGCTGGTGCCTGTAGCCATAGACTGCTGGATCGACAACATCAG GCTGATCTACAACCGGACCACACACACCAGCTCATCCCCGCCtggtgtgaacattagtgttccAGGGTTTGGGAAGACCTTTTCACTGGAGTACCTGGACCCAAGCAAACGCACAGTGG GTATGTATTTCTTCAGTATTGTGCAGGCTCTGGTCGAGTGGGGCTACACCAGAGACGATGATGTCAGAGGAGCGCCCTATGATTGGAGAAGAGCTCCAA ATGAGAATAAGGAGTACTTcctggagctgcagcagatgATTGAAGAGATGGCAGAGAAAGCTGGAGGTCCTGTAGTTCTCATCGCTCACAGCATGGGCAACATGTACACATTGTACTTCCTGAACCAGCAGCCCCAGTCCTGGAAAGACCGATACATCAAAGCCTTCATCTCTCTGGGACCACCGTGGGGAGGGGTGGCCAAGACGCTCCGGGTTCTCACCTCTG GGGACAATAACCGCATCCCGGTGATCAGCCCGTTAAAGATCCGCTCACAGCAGCGCTCCGCTGTGTCTACCTCATGGCTGCTGCCCTACGCCCACTCCTGGCCTAAAGATAag GTCCTGGTACAAACACCCACCACCAACTACACTGTGCTGGACTACGAGCGCCTCTACACGGACATCGGTTTCGAGGACGGCTGGCTGATGCGTCAGGACACGGAGCCGCTGGTGGCTGACCTCACGCCCCCCGGCGTGGTGGTCCACTGCTTGTACGGCAGCGGCATTCCCACATCCGAGGCCTTCCAGTACTCGGACAAGTTCCCGGACGTGGAGCCCGTGGTTGTGTTTGGCGATGGCGATGGGACGGTGAACCTCCTGAGCGCCGTTCAGTGCAAACGCTGGATAGGACATCAGAAACAGGCTGTTACGCTCAAAGAGCTTCCTGGGAATGAACACGTGAACATGCTGCTGAACGTCACGACTGTGGCTTACATCAAAAGCGTGCTCTTCCCTccatga
- the lcat gene encoding phosphatidylcholine-sterol acyltransferase isoform X3, protein MCYKKTNHWFPLWIDLNMFMPIGVDCWIDNIRLVYNRTSRRSSNSPGVQVRVPGFGQTYPIEFLDPNKLAGYFHTMVEHLVQVGYTRNETIRGAPYDWRLAPNENTEYFIKLQGLVEEMFAQYEKPVYLLAHSMGCHYVLYFLNHKPQAWKDKYIKGFISLGAPWGGAVKPLRVLASGENDGIPMISNIKIREEQRMTTTNPWMLPSEEVWPKDHVFISTPTFNYTHQDYQRLFTDINYEDGWHMWEDTRNLTSDLLAPGVEVWCMYGVGIPTPVTYIYDADFPNVDPIDFVYADGDDTVDSFSMSLCKRWAGQQEKPIHVTEYRGLAHLDIVFHEKVLNQIQDILEGKSDVPKHVDVRAGAD, encoded by the exons ATGTGCtacaagaaaacaaatcatTGGTTCCCCCTGTGGATCGACCTCAACATGTTCATGCCTATAGGTGTGGACTGCTGGATTGATAACATTAG ACTTGTTTACAACAGAACGTCTCGGCGATCATCCAACTCACCGGGAGTTCAGGTTCGGGTGCCAGGATTTGGGCAGACATATCCCATTGAATTCCTTGACCCAAACAAACTAGCAG GTTATTTTCACACGATGGTGGAACATTTGGTCCAGGTGGGCTACACCCGGAATGAGACAATACGAGGAGCACCATACGACTGGAGGCTAGCTCCAA ACGAGAACACAGAATACTTCATAAAGCTGCAGGGGCTGGTGGAAGAGATGTTCGCACAGTATGAGAAGCCTGTTTACCTGCTGGCTCACAGTATGGGCTGCCACTATGTCCTCTACTTCCTCAACCACAAGCCTCAGGCCTGGAAGGACAAGTACATCAAGGGCTTCATTTCCCTCGGAGCCCCATGGGGGGGCGCTGTTAAACCACTTAGAGTCCTGGCATCAG GGGAGAATGATGGCATCCCAATGATTTCCAACATCAAGATACGGGAGGAGCAGAGGATGACAACAACCAATCCCTGGATGCTGCCGTCGGAGGAGGTGTGGCCAAAGGACCACGTGTTCATCTCCACACCCACCTTTAACTATACTCACCAGGACTACCAGCGCCTGTTCACGGACATCAACTACGAGGACGGCTG GCACATGTGGGAGGACACCAGGAACCTCACCAGTGATCTCCTCGCTCCGGGTGTGGAGGTGTGGTGTATGTACGGCGTGGGAATCCCAACTCCGGTCACATATATTTACGACGCGGATTTCCCCAACGTGGACCCCATAGACTTTGTGTATGCCGACGGGGATGACACAGTGGACAGCTTCAGCATGAGTCTCTGTAAGCGGTGGGCGGGGCAGCAGGAGAAGCCCATACATGTCACTGAGTACCGAGGGCTCGCCCATCTGGATATAGTGTTCCATGAAAAGGTGCTAAACCAGATTCAGGACATCCTGGAGGGCAAATCAGACGTGCCCAAACATGTTGACGTCAGGGCTGGAGCCGATTAG
- the usb1 gene encoding U6 snRNA phosphodiesterase isoform X1, with protein sequence MFSCYSSSSEEEEEETPDQTHSTGTPLKTEEEDDSPARKKPRVQEQAVDKRYRVSNRLPLPGCLLTMFPDEVDSQSEESGLHGGRIRSFKHEDGNWSTYVYLPYHPEEEFRLLLEELLSTARARGVDLNPQEEFHLSLSQTVVLRHHWIQPFTQSLKAGFVHCRRFVCSAGKLKTYCNAEGTRTFLGMEVTSGHPQLLDLAKAVDGTMTEFNLDTFYKDPSFHVSLAWCVGDKRKQMKEGIQDLQSLVDDHEEGPFLLMLDCVEVFCKTGNKTFRFPLER encoded by the exons ATGTTCTCCTGCTACAGCAGCAgctcggaggaggaggaggaggagacaccGGATCAGACTCACAGCACAGGTACCCCTCTGAagactgaggaggaggatgacagCCCAGCGAGGAAGAAGCCCAGAGTTCAGGAGCAGGCTGTGGACAAAAGGTACAG GGTGTCCAACAGGCTGCCTCTCCCTGGTTGCCTGTTGACCATGTTTCCAGATGAAGTGGACTCACAGTCTGAAGAAAGTGGTCTTCATGGTGGACGCATCCGCTCCTTCAAACATGAAGATGGAAACTGGTCCACTTATGTTTATTTACCAT ACCACCCTGAGGAAGAGTTCAGGCTGTTGTTAGAAGAGCTGCTTTCTACAGCGAGGGCTCGTGGTGTGGATCTGAACCCACAGGAGGAGTTCCACCTCAGCCTGTCTCAGACCGTGGTGTTGAGACACCACTGGATCCAACCCTTCACACAGAGTCTCAAGGCTGGCTTTGTTCACTGCAGGAG GTTTGTGTGCTCAGCCGGGAAACTGAAGACTTATTGTAACGCCGAAGGAACAAG GACGTTCCTGGGGATGGAAGTGACGAGCGGGCATCCTCAGTTGTTGGACCTGGCCAAAGCAGTGGATGGAACAATGACAGAGTTTAACCTGGACACTTTCTATAAG gaTCCATCTTTCCATGTGAGTTTAGCCTGGTGTGTtggagacaagaggaaacagatGAAGGAAGGCATTCAAGATCTGCAG AGTCTCGTGGACGATCATGAGGAAGGACCATTTCTGCTAATGTTGGACTGCGTGGAGGTGTTCtgcaaaacaggaaacaagaccTTTCGTTTCCCTCTGGAGCGCTAA
- the usb1 gene encoding U6 snRNA phosphodiesterase isoform X2 translates to MFSCYSSSSEEEEEETPDQTHSTGTPLKTEEEDDSPARKKPRVQEQAVDKRVSNRLPLPGCLLTMFPDEVDSQSEESGLHGGRIRSFKHEDGNWSTYVYLPYHPEEEFRLLLEELLSTARARGVDLNPQEEFHLSLSQTVVLRHHWIQPFTQSLKAGFVHCRRFVCSAGKLKTYCNAEGTRTFLGMEVTSGHPQLLDLAKAVDGTMTEFNLDTFYKDPSFHVSLAWCVGDKRKQMKEGIQDLQSLVDDHEEGPFLLMLDCVEVFCKTGNKTFRFPLER, encoded by the exons ATGTTCTCCTGCTACAGCAGCAgctcggaggaggaggaggaggagacaccGGATCAGACTCACAGCACAGGTACCCCTCTGAagactgaggaggaggatgacagCCCAGCGAGGAAGAAGCCCAGAGTTCAGGAGCAGGCTGTGGACAAAAG GGTGTCCAACAGGCTGCCTCTCCCTGGTTGCCTGTTGACCATGTTTCCAGATGAAGTGGACTCACAGTCTGAAGAAAGTGGTCTTCATGGTGGACGCATCCGCTCCTTCAAACATGAAGATGGAAACTGGTCCACTTATGTTTATTTACCAT ACCACCCTGAGGAAGAGTTCAGGCTGTTGTTAGAAGAGCTGCTTTCTACAGCGAGGGCTCGTGGTGTGGATCTGAACCCACAGGAGGAGTTCCACCTCAGCCTGTCTCAGACCGTGGTGTTGAGACACCACTGGATCCAACCCTTCACACAGAGTCTCAAGGCTGGCTTTGTTCACTGCAGGAG GTTTGTGTGCTCAGCCGGGAAACTGAAGACTTATTGTAACGCCGAAGGAACAAG GACGTTCCTGGGGATGGAAGTGACGAGCGGGCATCCTCAGTTGTTGGACCTGGCCAAAGCAGTGGATGGAACAATGACAGAGTTTAACCTGGACACTTTCTATAAG gaTCCATCTTTCCATGTGAGTTTAGCCTGGTGTGTtggagacaagaggaaacagatGAAGGAAGGCATTCAAGATCTGCAG AGTCTCGTGGACGATCATGAGGAAGGACCATTTCTGCTAATGTTGGACTGCGTGGAGGTGTTCtgcaaaacaggaaacaagaccTTTCGTTTCCCTCTGGAGCGCTAA
- the lcat gene encoding phosphatidylcholine-sterol acyltransferase isoform X2: protein MDSWSARCYAVPGNLGNRLEAKLDKPTLVHWMCYKKTNHWFPLWIDLNMFMPIGVDCWIDNIRLVYNRTSRRSSNSPGVQVRVPGFGQTYPIEFLDPNKLAGYFHTMVEHLVQVGYTRNETIRGAPYDWRLAPNENTEYFIKLQGLVEEMFAQYEKPVYLLAHSMGCHYVLYFLNHKPQAWKDKYIKGFISLGAPWGGAVKPLRVLASGENDGIPMISNIKIREEQRMTTTNPWMLPSEEVWPKDHVFISTPTFNYTHQDYQRLFTDINYEDGWHMWEDTRNLTSDLLAPGVEVWCMYGVGIPTPVTYIYDADFPNVDPIDFVYADGDDTVDSFSMSLCKRWAGQQEKPIHVTEYRGLAHLDIVFHEKVLNQIQDILEGKSDVPKHVDVRAGAD from the exons TGCCAGGAAACCTCGGGAACCGCCTGGAAGCTAAGCTAGACAAGCCCACGCTGGTCCACTGGATGTGCtacaagaaaacaaatcatTGGTTCCCCCTGTGGATCGACCTCAACATGTTCATGCCTATAGGTGTGGACTGCTGGATTGATAACATTAG ACTTGTTTACAACAGAACGTCTCGGCGATCATCCAACTCACCGGGAGTTCAGGTTCGGGTGCCAGGATTTGGGCAGACATATCCCATTGAATTCCTTGACCCAAACAAACTAGCAG GTTATTTTCACACGATGGTGGAACATTTGGTCCAGGTGGGCTACACCCGGAATGAGACAATACGAGGAGCACCATACGACTGGAGGCTAGCTCCAA ACGAGAACACAGAATACTTCATAAAGCTGCAGGGGCTGGTGGAAGAGATGTTCGCACAGTATGAGAAGCCTGTTTACCTGCTGGCTCACAGTATGGGCTGCCACTATGTCCTCTACTTCCTCAACCACAAGCCTCAGGCCTGGAAGGACAAGTACATCAAGGGCTTCATTTCCCTCGGAGCCCCATGGGGGGGCGCTGTTAAACCACTTAGAGTCCTGGCATCAG GGGAGAATGATGGCATCCCAATGATTTCCAACATCAAGATACGGGAGGAGCAGAGGATGACAACAACCAATCCCTGGATGCTGCCGTCGGAGGAGGTGTGGCCAAAGGACCACGTGTTCATCTCCACACCCACCTTTAACTATACTCACCAGGACTACCAGCGCCTGTTCACGGACATCAACTACGAGGACGGCTG GCACATGTGGGAGGACACCAGGAACCTCACCAGTGATCTCCTCGCTCCGGGTGTGGAGGTGTGGTGTATGTACGGCGTGGGAATCCCAACTCCGGTCACATATATTTACGACGCGGATTTCCCCAACGTGGACCCCATAGACTTTGTGTATGCCGACGGGGATGACACAGTGGACAGCTTCAGCATGAGTCTCTGTAAGCGGTGGGCGGGGCAGCAGGAGAAGCCCATACATGTCACTGAGTACCGAGGGCTCGCCCATCTGGATATAGTGTTCCATGAAAAGGTGCTAAACCAGATTCAGGACATCCTGGAGGGCAAATCAGACGTGCCCAAACATGTTGACGTCAGGGCTGGAGCCGATTAG